Part of the Crossiella cryophila genome, GTTGGGCTACTACAAGGATCCGGTCAAGACCGCGACCATGCTCACCGAGATCGACGGCCGCCGCTACGCCATCCCCGGCGACTACGCCAGGGTCGAACCCGATGGCACGGTCACCTTGCTGGGCAGGGGAAACACCAGCATCAACACCGCCGGCGAGAAGGTCTACCCGGAGGAGGTCGAGGGCGCGCTCAAATCGCATCCGGACGTCTTCGACGCGCTCGTGGTCGGCATCCCGGACGAGCGGCTCGGCCGGCGGGTGGCCGCGCTGGTGCAACCCAGACCCGGTGCCACGCCTGGCTTTTCCGCGCTGGACGCGCATGTGCGCGGACTGATCGCCGGGTACAAGGTGCCGCGCAGTCTGTGGCTGGTCGAGGAGATCGGCCGCACCGCCAGCGGGAAACCGGACTACCGCTGGGCGCAACGCTATGTCGAGGAGCACCGGGATGCGAACGTCGCTGTGTGAGGTACTGGGCATCGAGTACCCGGTGCTCGGCTTCACCCCGTCCGAGCAGGTCGCCGCCGCGATCAGCCGGGCCGGTGGGTTCGGTGTGCTCGGCTGCGTGCGGTACAACCGGGCGGAGGATCTGGACGCCGCACTGGACTGGATGGACGCCAACACCGACGGAAAGCCTTACGGTGTGGACATCGTGATGCCCGCCGCGCCGCCGAAGGAGGGCACGGCGGTAGACCTGGACGCGCTGATCCCGTTGGCACATCGGGAGTTCGTCCATCGGACGCTGGCTGAACTCGGCGTCCCGGAGACGGCGGACGCCGAACCCGGTGGCGTGCTCGGCTGGCTGCATTCGGTGGCACGGTCCCATGTGGACGTTGCCATGGGACACCCGATCCGGCTGATCGCCAATGCGCTCGGCCCGCCGCCCATCGACGTGATCGACCGCGCGCACCAGCACGACGTACTGGTCGCGGCACTGGCCGGGCGGGCCGAGCACGCGGTCCGGCACGTCTACGGTGGGGTGGATATCGTTGTGTCCCAGGGTTATGAGGCGGGTGGGCACACCGGGGAGATCGCCACCATGGTGCTGCTGCCGGAGATCGTGGACGCTGTTGGCGCCCGGGTGCCGGTGCTCGCCGCGGGTGGCATCGGCTCGGGTCGCCAGGCTGCCGCGGCCATCGCCCTTGGCGCGCAAGGGGTCTGGATGGGGTCCTACTGGCTCACCAGTGCCGAGTACACCCTCGGCGGTCCGAATTCGGCCACCCAGCGTGCGTTGCTGGCCGCCCGCTCCAGCGATACCGTGCGTTCCCGCATCTACACCGGCAAACCAGCCCGGTTGCTGCGTACCCGCTGGACCGAGGCGTGGGCCGCGCCGGACGCGCCCGAACCACTGCCGATGCCGTTGCAGAACCTCCTGGTCAGCCAGGCTCATCAGCGACTCGCCGCCGCGGACGACCCCGAGGTGGTGGCCATGCCGGTCGGGCAGATCGTGGGGCGGATGAACGAGGTCAGGCCGGTCGCGCGGATCATGGCCGAGCTGGTGGCCGAGTACCAGGAGACCGTGCGCCGGCTCGCCGAACTGGGCTGAAAGTCCACACCCGGCCAGCAAGTACCCCCCGATCGGAGGTTGAGCCGGCACCGGCGGCCGCGCAGGCTCGCTGGGGACCGGGTACCGATCGGGAGGATCGAACCGTGCGGGTGAGACATCGGGCCGTGCTTGCGACAACGTTGTCAGCGGCCCTGCTGGCCGGTGGGCAGCTGCCGATCGGCACGGCGCAACCAGCCTTGGACGTGTACTCCTACCTGGAGAATCCGCGGATCACCGGTGAGGGCCAGGAGCCGCACCACGCCGAACTGCGACCCTATGCTGATCACGCGGCCGCGTTGCGCGGGGATGAGCGCACGCCGTTCACCCAGAGCCTGGACGGCGACTGGAAGATCCAGATGGCCGAGCTGCCGGAGAAGGTGCCGGCCGGGTTCAGCGCCGCCGACTACGACGTGCGCGGCTGGCGCACCGTGCGGGTGCCGCACACCTGGCAGACCGACGGTCTGGACCACCCGATCTTCCGCAACATCGCCGAGGAGATCGTGCCGGACACCCCGCCCAAGGTGCCAAGGGACATCAACCCGACCGCGGCCTACGCCAAGGACTTCACCGTCCCCGCCGACTTCGACGGCCGCCGCACCGTGCTCCGGTTCGAGGGCACCACGTCCAGCTATTTCGTGTGGGTCAACGGAAAGCGGGTCGGCTACGACCAGGGTGGTTACACCCCGGCCGAGTTCGACATCACCGACGCGCTGCGGCCAGGCGTCAACCGGCTGGCCGTGCAGGTGCATCGCTGGGCCGCCGGGGCCTACCTGGAGGACGTCGACCAGTGGCGTTTCGCCGGGATTTTCCGCTCGGTGTGGCTGTACTCGACCCCGGCCAGTTTCATCCGCGATCTCACCGTGCACACCGACCTGGATGAGAACTACCGGGATGCGAGGCTGGACGCCGCCGTCGAACTCGCCCGCAAACCCGTTGGCAGCACTGGGAAACACCGGGTCAACGCGACCGTGCACGACGCGGGCGGCGGGGTGATCGCCAGCGCGAGCGGTGAGGCCGACCTGACCGGTGAGACCGCCAAACTCACCCTGAGCGTTCCGGTGAGCAACCCGGCCAAGTGGACCGACGAGACCCCGAACCTGCATTCCCTGGTGCTCGAACTCCTTGGCCCGGACGGGAAAGTCGTGCACACCACCAGGGAGACCATCGGCTTCCGTGAACTGTCCATCAAGGACAAACAGCTGCTGGTCAATGGGAAGCGGGTGTTGTTCAAGGGCGTCAACCGGGCGGAAACCGATCCGCGGCACGGTCGGCATGTGCCGCGGGACAAGCAACTGCTTGATGTGCAGCTGATGAAGAAGTTGCACGTCAACGCGGTGCGGACCTCGCATTATCCTTCTGATCCGCACTTCTATGACCTGGCCGACCAGCACGGACTGTGGATCGACGATGAGGTCGACATCGAGACGCACTCCAGGGACAACTGCCCCAGCAACTGCCTGGCGGACAAGCCGGAGTGGCAGGATTCGTTCCTGGAGCGGTACATCGCCATGGTGCAGCGGGACAAGAACCACCCCAGCGTGTTCATGTGGGACACCGGGAACGAGGCCGGACTGGGCGCCGCGCACTACAAGATGGCGGAGTGGACGAAGAAGAACGCACCCGGACGCCCGCTGTACCACCAGTCCAACAACCCGGACGGCGACGCGCCGTACGCTGACGTATGGGGTGCTCGTTACCCTGATCCGAACCGGTTGGCGCGGCATGCCGAGCGGACCACCAAGCCGGTGATCATGGGGGAGTACGCGCATGCGCAGGGGAACAGTCTGGGTAACTTCCGTGAGTTCTGGGAGGTCATCCGGGCCAATCCGGCGTTGCAGGGTGGGTTCATCTGGGACTGGGCGGAGCAGAATCTGAGCCTGCCGTTGAAGCTCACGCCGGACAGTTCAGCCAACAAGATCACCGCGCATCTCAATGGGATGCCGGAGTTGGCGGAGGGGCGTCGGGGCAAGGCGGTCAGTCTGTCCGGGCTGGACGATTTTGTTGAGGTCTATCGGGATCGGAAGCTTGATCTGACCGGCCCGCTGACGCTGGATGCGTGGGTGAAGCCTGCTACCCAGTGGCGGGGTGACTTCACTGTGATCGCCAAGGGGGATCACCAGTTCGCGTTGAAGATGAAGGATCAGCGGACGCTGGAGTTCTTTGTTTATTCCCAGGGGGACTGGCGGTTCGTGCACGCCACTGTGCCCGCGGACTTCTATGGGAACTGGCATCGGGTCAGCGGGAGCTATGACGGAGCGATGCTGCGGTTGTACATCGATGGCCGGGAGGTTGGGCAGAAGGCATGGTCCGGGCCGGTGAACAACACGGTGGAGCAGGTCAACATCGGGCGTAACTCGGAGCTGCACGAGGACCACAACGGGCGGATGGCGCATGGGCTGATCGATGACGCCCGGGTGTACGACCGGGCGTTGAGCGCGGAGGAGCTGGCCGCGGATCCGAGTGGGAGCGCGGTGCTGGCGCTGAACTTCGATGAGGCGGTGGATGCCGGGCGGTATGACTCCTTTGGGGCGCACCAGTCTGGGGCCGATGGGCTGGTGGATACCGATCGGCGGTTGCAGCCGGAGACTGCGCAGCTGGCCTGGGCGCATCAGCCGCTGCGGTTTGCTTATGGTGACGGGAACTTGCGGGTCAGTAATGAGCAGCAGTTCGCGGCGGTGGAGGGTGTTCGGCTGGAGTGGCGGATCACCGAGGGGAGCAAGGAGGTTCGGCGGTCGGAGAGTCCACTTAGGATTGAGCCGGGGCAGACCTTGAGTGTGCCGATTCCGGTGGTCGCCAATCCTGGTGATCGGGAGCGGTTCCTGGCGGTGCGGGTGTTGCGGGGTGGTGAGGTCTTCGCGCACGACCAGTTTGGTTTGGGCGGCAAGGTCGTGCCCGGTGCCGCGCCGCCGCCGGCCAGTGGGCGGCCGGTGATCGTGGATGGGATGAATCAGGTTGTGGTGGGGGGTAATGGGTTCCGGTATGTGGTCGACAAGCGGACCGGGACGCTGTCCTCGATGCGGGTCAATGGTGTGGAGCTGTTGAAGCAGGGGCCGAAGCTGAACGTGTGGCGGGCGCCCATTGACAATGAGGTGTCCAGCTGGCATCTGGCCGAGGCGGATCGGTGGCGTGCGGTTGGGCTGGATCGACTGGCCGCGACGGTCGAGTCGGTTTCGGTGCGGGG contains:
- a CDS encoding glycoside hydrolase family 2 TIM barrel-domain containing protein, translating into MLATTLSAALLAGGQLPIGTAQPALDVYSYLENPRITGEGQEPHHAELRPYADHAAALRGDERTPFTQSLDGDWKIQMAELPEKVPAGFSAADYDVRGWRTVRVPHTWQTDGLDHPIFRNIAEEIVPDTPPKVPRDINPTAAYAKDFTVPADFDGRRTVLRFEGTTSSYFVWVNGKRVGYDQGGYTPAEFDITDALRPGVNRLAVQVHRWAAGAYLEDVDQWRFAGIFRSVWLYSTPASFIRDLTVHTDLDENYRDARLDAAVELARKPVGSTGKHRVNATVHDAGGGVIASASGEADLTGETAKLTLSVPVSNPAKWTDETPNLHSLVLELLGPDGKVVHTTRETIGFRELSIKDKQLLVNGKRVLFKGVNRAETDPRHGRHVPRDKQLLDVQLMKKLHVNAVRTSHYPSDPHFYDLADQHGLWIDDEVDIETHSRDNCPSNCLADKPEWQDSFLERYIAMVQRDKNHPSVFMWDTGNEAGLGAAHYKMAEWTKKNAPGRPLYHQSNNPDGDAPYADVWGARYPDPNRLARHAERTTKPVIMGEYAHAQGNSLGNFREFWEVIRANPALQGGFIWDWAEQNLSLPLKLTPDSSANKITAHLNGMPELAEGRRGKAVSLSGLDDFVEVYRDRKLDLTGPLTLDAWVKPATQWRGDFTVIAKGDHQFALKMKDQRTLEFFVYSQGDWRFVHATVPADFYGNWHRVSGSYDGAMLRLYIDGREVGQKAWSGPVNNTVEQVNIGRNSELHEDHNGRMAHGLIDDARVYDRALSAEELAADPSGSAVLALNFDEAVDAGRYDSFGAHQSGADGLVDTDRRLQPETAQLAWAHQPLRFAYGDGNLRVSNEQQFAAVEGVRLEWRITEGSKEVRRSESPLRIEPGQTLSVPIPVVANPGDRERFLAVRVLRGGEVFAHDQFGLGGKVVPGAAPPPASGRPVIVDGMNQVVVGGNGFRYVVDKRTGTLSSMRVNGVELLKQGPKLNVWRAPIDNEVSSWHLAEADRWRAVGLDRLAATVESVSVRGNVIEVRSTVAAPGVADASFGQTVRYTVDGAGTISVGHDVQPRGRMRTLPYLPRIGLSFAVPQEFQRFSWYGREVESYSDRKEGSPVGVWQSTVDAEQRGYGKPQEHGNRTDTRWAVLTDGRSGGLMVAGANDVGVSRYDDLDRAEYPFQLRRNPGWTTVSAAFQASGVGDTPAELLKPYQVRADRDYSYTMMLRPLSRGEVATGLPAGS
- a CDS encoding NAD(P)H-dependent flavin oxidoreductase translates to MRTSLCEVLGIEYPVLGFTPSEQVAAAISRAGGFGVLGCVRYNRAEDLDAALDWMDANTDGKPYGVDIVMPAAPPKEGTAVDLDALIPLAHREFVHRTLAELGVPETADAEPGGVLGWLHSVARSHVDVAMGHPIRLIANALGPPPIDVIDRAHQHDVLVAALAGRAEHAVRHVYGGVDIVVSQGYEAGGHTGEIATMVLLPEIVDAVGARVPVLAAGGIGSGRQAAAAIALGAQGVWMGSYWLTSAEYTLGGPNSATQRALLAARSSDTVRSRIYTGKPARLLRTRWTEAWAAPDAPEPLPMPLQNLLVSQAHQRLAAADDPEVVAMPVGQIVGRMNEVRPVARIMAELVAEYQETVRRLAELG